Proteins from one Ranitomeya variabilis isolate aRanVar5 chromosome 1, aRanVar5.hap1, whole genome shotgun sequence genomic window:
- the LOC143798846 gene encoding olfactory receptor 13G1-like, which translates to MNQTSPMQFLLVGLSHYPNLQPLFFMIFLLIYMMAFTGNILITVVITADPRLHTPMYFFLVNLSILDICCTTAAIPKILQILVIDKKDISYYGCISQLYFFSAAVSTELILLTVMAYDRYVAICFPLRYKTIMSRTACACLAGAAWILGSVNSMTHTCLILNLSFKQTNIIDHFFCEIPPVLKLANSDTYVNDVVTVAADVLLGMMSFILTVISYTYIISTIMKIKSADKKKKAFSTCASHLTVVTIFYGGVIYTYVRPAFSNHLEADKVVSALYAIASPVLNPIIYSLRNKDVVDAIRKTFAKKKSWQK; encoded by the coding sequence atgaatcagacatcacCTATGCAATTTCTCCTTGTAGGCCTTTCCCACTATCCTAACCTCCAGCCTCTCTTCTTTATGATATTCCTATTGATCTACATGATGGCATTTACTGGGAATATTCTGATAACTGTAGTGATTACCGCTGATCCTCGACTCCACACCCCAATGTATTTTTTCCTTGTTAATCTTTCAATCTTGGATATTTGTTGCACGACGGCTGCTATCCCTAAAATACTCCAAATCCTTGTAATAGATAAGAAGGATATCTCCTACTATGGCTGCATTTCCCAATTGTATTTCTTTTCTGCCGCTGTGAgtactgagctgattcttctgacagttatggcttatgacaggtacgTGGCAATCTGCTTCCCTTTACGGTACAAGACAATAATGAGCAGGACAGCCTGTGCATGTCTGGCTGGAGCAGCCTGGATCCTTGGTTCAGTGAACTCAATGACACATACATGTCTTATATTAAATCTTTCTTTCAAGCAAACAAATATCATCGACCATTTTTTCTGTGAAATTCCGCCAGTACTAAAGTTGGCAAATTCAGATACATATGTCAATGATGTTGTCACTGTGGCCGCCGATGTGTTACTCGGAATGATGTCCTTCATACTGACTGTTATTTCCTATACGTATATCATCTCTACCATTATGAAAATCAAATCTGCCGATAAGAAAAAGAAGGCCTTCTCCACCTGTGCCTCTCACCTCACAGTAGTGACTATCTTCTATGGCGGTGTGATTTATACATACGTGCGACCTGCATTCAGCAACCACTTGGAAGCTGACAAAGTTGTATCTGCTCTCTATGCCATAGCATCTCCAGTGTTAAACCCAATTATATATAGTCTGAGAAACAAAGATGTGGTTGATGCTATCCGTAAAACATTTGCCAAAAAAAAATCATGGCAAAAGTGA